The window TCTTTACTGAACACTTGAATTATCATATTAGTACATACAAACATGAAATGCTGCATAAGAATTAATATATGAAGGATTAAACAAACCTGAGTATCAACTGCTTTATACTGTTCAGGTTTTTTACTACCATTTTCACTACGCCAAGGTTTCTGCTTGCAGCCAGCAAAATACAAGAAATGAAATAAAAGATAAGACACTCTATGTCTGATGATCAATTATTGTAATCGTCCTACTTCCCACGGTTAAAATCCTACTATTAATACTAATATTTCGAGCTGAACCAAGCCTCAATAATACTCGGTTCCATTAATTCACTCCCTAATAGGCAAGTAAATGAGAAACTGAATTTGCTAGTTTAGTACTGTTATACAAAACTTCGCCACACAATGAAAAGAAGTGGTGTAGCACACAGTACTCATTACTCTGCTGAGTCAAGCACAGAAGTTGTGGTCTCCTTGCAGTGTTGATGAGCTTGTCAGCTATTGGATTATGATTATCTGGAACATCAATACTTGACTGAACCTTGTCAACATATATAAACTGTCGAAGTTGTAGTTTATTTGTCACATATGTCGAGTGCGAGGAATCTAAAACTTTAATGAAGATGTGGATTTAAAGAAACGCGGTCCAGCGATTTTCACATACTTTCACATGtggatttaatattttttttgagaacCTTTAGTAGTATCCGTAGAGTAAGAGACACCATAATTTGAGAGCTAGGTTATTCTTTTTCTGCATTATTCTTCACACAGCCAACCGTTCTCTATCATCCATATGAGCTTAATAGATAAATCAGGTAAATTACTTCCTGATGGTGTCCGAATATAAATAAAGAATTGGTAGAGACTTGAAGTTTTTAGGCTCCATCAAAGTAAAATATTACTTAATAACAGGAGCCTGGCAGTTTTAAAGAATAAAAGGATAGAAACTGATTAGCTAAAGCTTCAGAAACACATAAAGGGAGAAATATGGACATATCTATAAGAGTACATTATGGAAATCAACATAGATGTATCTGCTTATCCAAGAAACATCTCAGTTACAAATAAATTGAAGAACTAAATTTGATTCATGGTTATAATTCCTGATACATGAATATCAAAACTTGAAATATTTGAAGATACGGATTAACAGTTTAATTGCTGGATGTCAGCTTTATCTATCGCAGTTGCTAAATGGCATCAGATTCATTTGGATGTCAGTGTATATAGCTGCTAAATTAGCTTCTCAATTGCTATTTAGCTACAACTCAATATGAGACATCCGTTTGGTTTTGTTCCAGAAGCTTCCAGAAgctcagggttttttttttttgatgaaaagaagaagctcAGATTAAATGGTGTGACCTTATTGGAGGTAATAGGTATTTATGATTTTTGTTACAAGTATTAACTCGTGCATCTAGCAATAAGGTAAACATGCGAATTGAATCTCGTGAATATCTTTGACGTTGGAGTTGTTCTCCGTGAAGTATTCCAAGCAGGCCAACAGATGACTTGTTCAGAGATGGGATGAGCATTGCAAAGTTCACAGAGATTACCATCCCTGACAAAGGTGTTGCAAACTGTTTAGCCATAGCTGTTGCAAGAACTTAATATCAGCAGGGAGACTCCAATGTCCATCAAAGATAGTGCACTAATGTTTCTGCAGTCTGTGCTAACGGTGGTGGTTACCAAACTGCATGGGATCAGGGATGCTTATTTAACAGGAAGCTGAAGTGAGCAGTTTTGCTACTTCAGTAGGCATTTCCTCGAGTGGTTGGTGGGCGGCTGGGCATCATCCATTAGATGAGGCAGGGAAGGGGCTTCAGGGGTTCGCTGCTGAGATGTTTAGCGGGAGGACGAGGATCATtggcgagcaggaggaggcaggTCGAGCGTACCTAGGCGGATGGCGGCCACCAGGCGCCGCCGACGTGCTCCCAGAAGCGGGCGAAGATGGGCGCTCAGGGGTTGAGGTGGGAGGCCCAGAGCGGGTAGGCCCCCGCACCGGGTCTCCGGCGGGGCGGTGGAGGCCGTGGCGtgctccgccgtggccgcgAAGACGGCCTCCGGTACCACCGCGGAGAgctggcggaggaggggcgcgcggctcggcggcgggcaGGGCAGCAGAGTGCGGGCCAGCGCGAGCGCGGGAGAGCGGTGGTGGCGCGCGGGGTGAGAGTCGCGGTGCCGAGCTGGAGGAGGATGAGGGGCGCGTGGGCCGGCAGAGCATCTCGGTGGATCAGATCGTCGGTGAGGAACCGTCGGGCAGGCGTTGTGAGAAAGAAGGGAGACGGGACTCCGGTGCGTGCGGGGTCAGCCGCGGGAAGGCACGGCGTGTGGGGGAGACGGGACTCCGGCGAGCGAGGCGTGGCGGAGAGGCACGGCGCGCAGGGGAGGCCGGAGGCGGGGCGGAGAGACACGGCGCGCGAGGGGGAGGCCAGATCTGGAGAGGCGCGGTGGAGAGGCACGGTGCGCGGGGGAGGCCGCAGGCGGGGCGGAGTTCGACCTCGGGCTCCGTCGCGGCGGAGAGGCACGGCGCGCGAGGGGGAGGCCGAAGCTAGAGAGGCGCGGAGGAGGTCGGAGCTGGAGCgaggcgcggaggaggccggagcgctcggagctcgagctcgtgcGGCGACGCCGAGCTGGCGAGAgcagggttttaaaatccgaccggaccggcctaaccgccgccctccggtaccggtttaccggaccggttaggccggtaaccggtggaaaccggttgaattcaaatccaaattcaaataaattcaaaaactcccatacaaccggttccgaccggtttaccggccggtttgaccggtttaccggccggttttaccggtttaccggtcggtttgaccggtttgaaattcaaaaactcccgtgcaaccggtttaccggccggtttgaccggtttaccgaccggtttaccggccggtttgaccggtttgatctgtgggccttcatgggctggcccattttttttctttttcttttttgatttaactttaaattcccacaaactatactaaatgaatgaatttttgagaaactttgacaccattagattcattacaccttgaagtatttttaggaattttttgagaattttttattttttgaattcaaatttaaaatttgaattttggccggttggataccggccggaaccggaaccggaaccggaccggaccggtttgaccggtaaccggtcaaaccggaccggttcccaccggttaggttaaccatGGGCGAGAGAGGAGGCGCGGCGTGGAACCGTCGGGGAGGAGTGGGGAGGGAGTTTTTCGAAACATTTCTGAGAGAGAGGatacaggactgcgggttgatttcgttGAAGTTCAagggtttttttgcaaaacattcgGAAAACGCACGATCTGGGCCATCCGTTCGCCCGATCGGACGGCCGAGGAGAGGCCGTGACGTGGCGCGCTCTCAGGCCAGGGAATTGGGCAGGAATCGTAAGGAAGAGATTTGAACAAGGCTGAAAAAGACGTACTACCGTGTGTGACCAGTAAGGCGAAATTGCACGAAGTTGCGAGACGTAACATGGACAGCTGCCCGGTCGTGATCGGCCAGCTTCAGATCTGCCGTTCCCCGCCGGCCTGCCGGCGCTTATCGGCGTACGGCTCGTCGACCACGACCAGACCTCCTCCTACTTGGTAGGCGCGACCGCCCAAGCGTCCAGGCCAGTGTGCTTTGCGCCCCTCCTTTCAACGTCACGGTCTCGCCGTCCTTCCCAGATCTGACCACCTCGTCGCATCGCATCCCGCCCGGTCCACTCCGACGGCCGCCCCGTTCCCCTTCTTTAACCCCGCCACCCCGATGATCTAGCCCCGCACTCCACCACCGTCCCCGCAAGTTGAGCGCTAGCACCAGTCAACGGACctcccgccgccatggccgcggcgctcctcctcctgctggtcCCGCCCgtcggcctcctcgccgcgctcgccttcctggcgcgcccccgcgccgcgcgcgtcccGCTCAAAGGCCGCCACGTCCTCATCACGGGCGGGTCCAGCGGCATCGGGCTCGCCATGgccacggccgcggcgcgggaggGCGCGCGGGTCTCCATCCTGGCCCGCAACCTCGCCCGCCTCGAGGAGGCGCGCGCCGCCATCCAGCGCGAGTCCGGCCGCGGCGACGTCGGCGTCCACGCGGCCGACGTGCGGGACGCGGACGCCGTGGCGCGCGCGCTCCGGGAGGCCGGGCCCGTCGACGTGCTGGTCTGCAACCACGGCGTGTTCGTGCCGCAGGAGCTCGAGCGGCAGGACATGGAGGAGATCAAGTGGATGGTGGACATCAACCTCATGGGCACCTTCCACCTCATCAAAGCCGCGCTCCCCGCCATGAAGGCGCGCACCCGCGAGACGCGCCTCCCTGGGTCCATCGCGATCATGTCCTCGCAGGCCGGCCAGGTAGACGTTTCACTACTTCGATGCTTCGCCCGTCATGCAGCTAAGCTGTTCGATGTAATGCTGCTTGCTGGGGagactaagagcatctccaaccgATTGATTTTCCctatttctcttttccttttatttccctcccctctcccttaTTTAAAGGGAATTTCAccttctctcttttcttctccCTTTTTATCTATTCTTATTTAAAGGGAATTTCAccttctctcttttcttctccCTTTTTATCTATTCTTTCCTAGCCACAAGATCCATATGCATGAGAAGATCCTGGCCACTCATGAATtgaaggggaaaagaaaaaataaatctgCTAGAATACATCTCCCCGTTAAACTAAAATTATAATAGGGTATTCTCCTATAAgatgagaaaagagaaaggggaaaatcaattgttggagttgctctaatccCTTTGTTGGTAAACATCTTCGCTGCAGGTTGGTGTCTATGGGTACACTGCGTACTCAGCGAGCAAGTTTGCGCTTCGGGGATTGGGGGAGGCGCTGCAGCATGAGGTCATTATGGACAACATTCATGTCTCGCTGATCTTCCCTCCTGACACTGAGACTCCAGGTTTCGAAGAGGGTATGTGTTGCTTATGAACTGGGCAACTGCATATTGATTTTAGTTCAACTCTGCTTTAGTAGCCACTAACAAGTGAGGCCATCAAATGCCTGAGTTACCCTCTTCAATTTGTACTGAAACTTTGAACTTGGCTACCTCGAAAGTTTCAAAGCTATATGTGATGAATATACTGGCTATCACTCACTCCAGCACCTGATGAAAGCTATTGATTGGTTTAGCACTTACAATTTCTTGCAAATTAGTACATTGAAAATCATAGACCAAAAGTTGTTGCTACTACTCTCTAATACAGTATCATTTTCACGAGTGCACCAGCAAAAATGGGAATGAAAGGAGAACATTTTTCACTATACCTTGCATCCGTCATGTTCTGCAGACACCCTCTGCACTTTTTGTTACTGGATGCTGAACTTGTTCTTTTGTCTGTACTCTGTTTTCAGAGCAGAAGAGGAGGC is drawn from Panicum virgatum strain AP13 chromosome 1N, P.virgatum_v5, whole genome shotgun sequence and contains these coding sequences:
- the LOC120656930 gene encoding 3-dehydrosphinganine reductase TSC10A-like; protein product: MAAALLLLLVPPVGLLAALAFLARPRAARVPLKGRHVLITGGSSGIGLAMATAAAREGARVSILARNLARLEEARAAIQRESGRGDVGVHAADVRDADAVARALREAGPVDVLVCNHGVFVPQELERQDMEEIKWMVDINLMGTFHLIKAALPAMKARTRETRLPGSIAIMSSQAGQVGVYGYTAYSASKFALRGLGEALQHEVIMDNIHVSLIFPPDTETPGFEEEQKRRPELTNIIAASSGGMKANDVAKKALDGIKSGKFIVPCNFDGAMLAIATAGLSPQSSPVMAFLEVIGAGLMRFVALCFQWNWFSTIESYYAKNKKRE